One stretch of Candidatus Neomarinimicrobiota bacterium DNA includes these proteins:
- a CDS encoding CRTAC1 family protein codes for MRSRTASIKRLSFGLGGVILLGTAMLFSIKVTRALEETEIRFVDQREYAGIDFEHYAERPRWCEIGPTVRGAATNEGLDLVFHEEKEFWKSRGRLLSLEEFAHVHLIKTNGSGGAWLDYDRDGDWDLYLVNCQGPGDVTNALYENMGDGTFSRKSSDCGVLDPGEGMGVSVADYDNDGYPDLFVTNYGNFILYRNNGDNSFADVTDQAFPEGVKDRWYGGSSWGDYDRDGDLDVYVMGYVDFSNRPLNTSLRFPMDFGGLPNTLYRSNGDGTFTDVTDKAGVGDAARKSMQAVFNDFNDDGWPDIFVTNDTDANGLYLNKGDGTFKSFSGPSGLSTTDGSMGIAVGDFNADGKYDLTYTNYAAEVNVLAQLEDNETSNDGVLKNAIFVHEFDSPLVHKLSWPAVSWGTGLFDLDNDGDLDLFFANGHLNAVSGDNRQLNLLFENDGHGRFNDVSESSGVWNTGKRIHRSAIFADYDNDGRVDIYITNNGQQIEDGKGNTIDDPDRGVGVLYHNESRTRNNWLKVRLEGVKSNRDAYGSRVEVTTGDLVQVQPLISGTGYLSANAKELYFGLGSKREVDRIEIIWPNGHIQAFENIEPNQTLYIVEGEDLHDESLALTGR; via the coding sequence ATGAGAAGCAGGACAGCATCAATCAAAAGACTATCCTTCGGCCTCGGAGGGGTGATTCTCCTGGGTACTGCCATGCTCTTTTCGATAAAAGTGACGAGGGCTCTGGAAGAGACCGAAATACGTTTCGTGGATCAGCGCGAATACGCCGGAATCGATTTCGAGCATTACGCTGAAAGGCCGCGGTGGTGCGAGATTGGACCGACGGTGAGGGGTGCTGCTACCAATGAAGGATTGGACCTCGTGTTCCATGAGGAAAAGGAGTTCTGGAAATCGAGAGGGAGACTCCTGTCCCTTGAGGAGTTTGCCCATGTTCACCTGATTAAGACGAACGGTTCCGGAGGCGCCTGGCTCGATTATGACCGGGATGGAGACTGGGACCTTTACCTTGTGAATTGCCAGGGGCCAGGTGACGTGACCAACGCCCTTTATGAGAACATGGGAGATGGAACTTTCTCGCGAAAGTCGTCAGACTGCGGAGTTCTCGACCCGGGGGAAGGGATGGGGGTTTCCGTTGCGGACTACGACAACGATGGTTACCCTGACCTTTTCGTGACCAACTACGGAAATTTCATTCTCTACCGGAACAACGGAGACAATTCTTTCGCCGACGTGACGGACCAGGCCTTTCCGGAAGGCGTGAAAGACCGGTGGTACGGAGGATCCTCCTGGGGCGACTACGATCGCGACGGGGATCTGGATGTCTATGTAATGGGCTATGTTGACTTCTCCAATCGACCCCTGAACACCAGCTTGCGTTTCCCCATGGACTTCGGAGGTCTGCCGAACACACTCTACCGGAGCAACGGAGACGGGACGTTTACCGATGTGACCGATAAGGCCGGTGTGGGTGACGCGGCGCGCAAGTCGATGCAGGCCGTTTTCAACGACTTCAACGATGATGGCTGGCCGGATATCTTTGTGACGAACGACACGGACGCCAACGGGCTGTACCTGAATAAAGGGGATGGGACATTCAAGAGTTTCTCGGGACCCAGCGGACTCAGTACTACGGATGGAAGTATGGGCATAGCCGTGGGCGATTTCAATGCCGATGGAAAGTATGACCTTACCTATACCAATTATGCGGCGGAGGTGAATGTCCTCGCTCAACTGGAGGACAATGAAACTTCCAACGACGGAGTCTTGAAGAATGCTATTTTCGTCCATGAATTTGACTCTCCTCTTGTCCATAAGTTGAGTTGGCCCGCGGTCAGTTGGGGAACGGGACTTTTCGATCTGGACAACGACGGAGACCTGGACCTTTTCTTCGCGAACGGGCATCTCAACGCAGTCAGCGGCGACAACCGGCAGCTGAACCTTCTTTTCGAGAATGATGGACACGGACGTTTTAATGACGTTTCGGAATCCTCCGGCGTTTGGAACACGGGAAAACGAATCCACAGGTCTGCCATTTTTGCCGATTATGACAATGACGGCAGGGTGGATATTTACATAACCAACAACGGTCAACAGATTGAGGATGGAAAGGGAAACACCATTGACGATCCAGACCGGGGTGTGGGCGTTCTGTATCACAATGAGTCAAGGACAAGGAATAACTGGCTCAAGGTGAGGCTCGAGGGAGTAAAGTCCAACCGGGATGCGTATGGTTCCAGAGTAGAAGTGACCACCGGTGATCTCGTTCAAGTTCAGCCCCTCATCTCAGGCACAGGTTACCTCTCTGCAAATGCCAAGGAACTCTATTTTGGTCTCGGTTCAAAAAGGGAGGTTGATAGGATCGAGATCATCTGGCCTAACGGTCATATTCAAGCTTTTGAAAATATCGAGCCCAATCAGACACTCTACATTGTGGAGGGAGAGGACCTCCATGATGAGAGTTTGGCTCTGACCGGAAGATAA